One Mya arenaria isolate MELC-2E11 chromosome 7, ASM2691426v1 genomic window carries:
- the LOC128240470 gene encoding toll-like receptor 4, whose protein sequence is MSSEMNCEATHVKLKDMCDSISQKHNDITILNAGRNNIGIPKANDTTGCRNVSSLNLKYNQISHLEKDVFSPFANLVSAAIALTIVLIAVLYKNRWKIRYWYYMTRRKHFGYQRLNNENEEDQYMYDAFISYADEDGEFIREDIMPKLEENGMKLCVHQRDFLPGIPIADNIVDAIQNSRKTLVVISRPFIKGKWCMYEFNMARMETMNKRPEAGCLVVVLLEVVPARDMPLELLEWIKVHSYIEYTNDVEGGLLFWDKLMAAVRN, encoded by the exons atgtcttCTGAAATGAATTGTGAAGCGACCCATGTTAAACTGAAAGATATGTGTGACAGCATCTCACAGAAACATAACGATATAACTATACTAAACGCCGGGCGAAACAATATCGGGATACCTAAAGCTAACGATACAACTGGGTGTAGAAATGTTTCTAGTTTGAATCTGAAATACAACCAGATATCACACCTTGAAAAGGATGTTTTCAGTCCATTCGCTAACTTAGTCAG TGCTGCAATAGCTTTGACGATTGTCCTGATCGCAGTATTGTATAAAAATCGTTGGAAGATACGATACTGGTACTACATGACAAGAAGAAAACATTTTGGATACCAACGGCTTAATAACGAAAATGAGGAAGACCAGTATATGTATGATGCTTTTATTTCTTATGCTGATGAGGATGGAGAGTTTATTCGAGAGGATATAATGCCGAAACTTGAAGAAAATGGAATGAAACTCTGTGTTCACCAAAGAGATTTTCTGCCCGGTATTCCGATCGCCGACAATATTGTTGATGCGATTCAAAACAGTAGGAAAACCTTAGTGGTTATATCCAGGCCATTTATTAAGGGAAAGTGGTGTATGTATGAATTCAATATGGCTAGAATGGAAACGATGAACAAGCGCCCTGAGGCTGGTTGCTTAGTTGTTGTACTTCTGGAAGTGGTGCCAGCTAGGGATATGCCGCTAGAGCTTTTGGAATGGATCAAGGTACATTCGTATATTGAATACACCAATGATGTCGAAGGTGGGCTCCTGTTTTGGGACAAATTGATGGCAGCAGTGAGAAATTGA